Genomic window (Zingiber officinale cultivar Zhangliang chromosome 2B, Zo_v1.1, whole genome shotgun sequence):
acaaagcgcacgtggcgggtggcgggctcacaggtgcgagcacttgctcgccctgggctaagggagcacctgtcctttatttttgtgttaactccattaacacatcttcattaataagtagagaatacacatcgagaatttccgatgtgggactattctcccatgcactttattaatgaataataaatgttattttgggccgactttaaacattaatttcttattcacccttaatcggttttgagcaaattaatagtctaaatctatctacgcgaatcatagatttcaattttgaagtcaattacgactttcaacaattgatggcttccttcctcaaaatcgttttggtccatttaaggccccaatatccaacagtaaatacgctagaggggggtgtgaataaagTTTTTCATTTTTTCGAAAATCAGGAGTCAGCAGCGGAAAAGAACAAAGTAAAAAAGCAAATGCTAACTGAAACATCcccagttttttttttaattttattttattttattttattgttatttttttatcCCTCTCATCAACTACTATAGCATGATCATAAGGATGTACTATCAAAGAAGTTATCATAACCAATGGGCACGATAGCATCAAACTAGGTTTATCAAGATGAACAAAAAACTCCTCAAACATTTTCCACCCGAAtgataaagaaatgaaaaatcCCTCGCAGTAAACCCAGTAGGCTCTGCACTCCCGGACAACGGACAGAaccatgcgtccatcccgcctcctcgtctactccgtccgAAGGTCTTCCGGCATAACCTGGAagtcatcctcacctgtaataAAAATGTAGTGAGTCTACGACCCAGCAAGTACAGACCAATATGCATAAGAGGATATCCATAAAGTAGAGGAGGTAGTAACTAGAAACCAAACGAAAGCATAAGTCAGATATCATATAGTAGAAGAAATACTCATTGCTCAAGTCATCCTATATAGCTAATatggtgaatatgtcacatatccggtaaccacaatttgagccagtcaacagtcccatgatcCTAGAGGCGTCCCTACTAGAGAtcatgcatccagtcatatagccgaagctaacaataaattaccagtcaagtttggatgggccctccccggagctcatcccgggtcacccatcccgtactgctaccacatatgctcatattcATTCTATTAGCTATGTAGAAAACCTTAGACAACTACCTTATCATATaacaatttatcatgcataaccctTTCATTCTTACAGTCAACATATCCATTCACAATGCCCGTTCCATATCCGTATCATATACAACATAGCTATACACAATATAAGCATGCGTATCAAACCAAGAACCATCACAGTTTTTATATTATTATGGTAGAAAGCAGccacgatttttttttaaaatgaaacaTGAAATCTTACAGGAAATTAAAACACAAAGCTAATAACAGCCAAGAAGTCAATTTGTGTACTTCTACCACCAAATTCCCACTAGTATACTACAGCATAATCTTGACCAAAAACCACAACCAAAACACCACTGTTCGGAGAAATCAGAACTCATCACAATCAATCCCATCAACGCCGAGACAATTCCGAAGAGAAAACAAAACTGAACTACAATTTCAAATCATATTTGGAGTCCCGGCCACCATAGACTCACCTTCTTGCTTCAAAGCTCACCCACATTTCCAAACCAATTTTAGAGTCCAGAACACTACAATTGAATTTCCGAACCAAAGTCTCAAGAAGGAAGCGAAACAAATAGCAAGAGTCAACTTGAAGACACGCAAGAGTCAACACATTAGAACTCCACAGAAATCCCCAAACCAGGACGCACTCCATCAACCAGCCTCTAAGTCAAGAATATCAACAAACAGGTATCGTGCAAGACACTTACCACCACAACAGCATAGCAGAACTCGATTCAAACTCGATCACAGTAAATCAAACATTGCAAGATTCATATCAAGAACGTTCCTGTGTTCATCAAGCTTCCACAACAACAGAAAACACCAACCAGATATTGAATTCAAAGGAAATCAGGCGATTTCAACAGCACTTTGGAGAAACTTCGATTCATAGCATTAAATCTCAGAAAGAACCGAGTACAATTTCATTCACAGTCCGGCGAAATCCATAAGATTCTCAACAGAATAGACCACCGGAAAATCAAACTCCAACGAGAACAGAACGCGGTGACAAAACACAGAAACCTTGCGATTCAAACCAAGAAAACCCCCAATGAAACCTCAACCAAACTAGGCTCTCCCGTATGAAATCCTTTCGCAAAAACATTTCACCGATCTCCATACCTGAGAGAAACGTTCAACCCCTCCTAAGTTCCTACCTCCTTACCTCACAGATCTCGCACATTCATAAGGAAATGaacttgcctccctttccttgggTCGCCTTCCTCGCCTTTGCGTTGTCCTGTCGCCGATATGATGGTCGATAGTCTCCTCGCCGTTCCCTTCAAGCTCGCCGACATGAGGAGCTGCTTGGCCGGAGTTGCGATCCTCGGTAGAGAGCTCCGTTGCAGATCCCGTGCGAAGCGTGGAGTCGACGAATTTGAGGAAGGGGCGTGAGAAATGGTGCGTGAGAAACAGTAAGGTTAGGTTTAAATACCTAGGTCCATTAAATCCCAACTTAGGTAATTGAGCTCAATTAACTCCTAACTTAATTTAATTGGGTAttcctaaataggcttttccatACCCAATTATACCCcttaaaatctaaaataattccctaaaaattcataaaaatttcagTAAACTCCATAAATTCATATCAATTTAATTCCTGATAAATCATCCATAAAAAAACATATCTATTTTTCCTAAAAATAATctaattagattagattttaattatttacacCTTTATccatatttttggtatttaataACCTTATGTATTTATTCTATACTCCTCCAAGCCGTACAAAGGTTACAAGTTATCTCACCAAATcctccttttatatatatatatatataacttttatgcatatttaggTCATGCAATTTATTTAAGTTTGGATATACTGTAACCTATTTTATTAAACATGATTAAAGCTAGCCACTTAACTTAAACTCCATTCTAGCTATACCCGaactaattaaataatttcttttatttaaaaCAATTAGTGTAGGACATTACACTAACACAAgtggttttacttagttcagagtcttggacgactcctactccaaggctcgcactcacTAAGTGTGTTCGTTGGGCAGTCACTAAAATCAAGAGGCAATtacagaatttaagtacaattacagaaattaaattataccgacaatacaacTTTGAAAGCTTGAGCGTCGGTTGTCGGTGCAACTTTTAGGTATCCCAGAAACCCTTTCAGAGTGGCGCATGAGTATAAAAGTTGTAGCAATTGATGTTATAAAGTTGCTGGTCGAAGacccttatataggcccattccggACGCTCGGAACCCCTCCGAGCACCTGGACCATGTTGACATGGCGACCTTTTGTCGAAACTTCATATGTGAAGTTTTATCTACCTCCGGGGCTCTGACCCCCTTCGGGCGCCTAGACCGTTGACATGGGCTCGGCCAGTCATCGCGCTTCAACTTAGCTCCTGGATAACTTTTCTGATCCAGGCGCCTAGACTAATTCCAGGTGCTTAGACCGCTTGGGTGCCTGTCCAGGCACCTGCCCGGGCGAGCAGGTCTGGGCACTCGGACCAGCTAGACCAACTGGTCCGAGTGTCGGGACCAGCTCCAGGCACTCAGACTCCCTTTTTTCGCACTACTCCTTcctacaaaaaagagttagtccaggcaaataaaaatatgtttatcctgcaaaacagagttagcacaatataatagaatagaagtagtaattagatcttgtctcctcGAAATCGggatctagttaaggtctcagcttagatttcctaaatggatctaagctggactaacgcctacagttccctcgaCCGACAACACGTCCTCACTGAagctctcctctagttgcttacctcttacttaccaactgcagttgcttgacttgcctttgacccaccaggtctttttgctagttgtcaggtccgcatacccaactggacttcgaccGATTGTCAGGTCCTGTGGATCCAACCGGACTTGCTGCTAGATATCAGATCTCacagacctatctagactttatACCAACTATTAGGTCTCAcgaacctagctagattttagcctggtgtcaggtcctccaaacccgtcaactcctgcacacttggctaagcaattagatcacaaatactttaactttaatccatttatcattcatcaaaaccttagtTAGATTATTAGtataaattgcaccaacacttgcaAACTCAAGAATCCATAGGACCTAAAATAGGTGTaatcggaactctctaggtcGGTTAATTGATTTTGATCAATTTTGGTTGAAATCCATTAATCAACTTAGAGAACTCTCATTGCATccatttcaatttctatggattcctgaGGTTGTAAAGAGTCTAAATATgtcctccattatttattttaacttctccgaatgtaaaattttatatcaggcccaacgtatgTGAAATATCAGTCAattttttcaataatattttaatacctctaaagaagctgaaataaacaatggataacatatttgaattcCTTACAACCTTAGAAATCTACAGgacctgaaatgagtgcaatcagagCTTTCTAGGTTAATTAGTGAGTTTTGATTGAAACCCACTGATTGACCTAGAGagttctgattgcacccattttcaggtcctatggatttctaagatggtaaggagttcaaatatactatccattattatttttagtcTTCCCAGGTGGagatgttttgaaaaaaaaataaatatgagtaGAATAAATTGATAGGTGAGAGAGAGATTAACTTTCCATaatagagagaaggagagggagattAAGGTTGCATGCAGTTAGCAGAAGGGTTAGATtgggaaaattaaataaattagtatGTCTTTTGGTAATTATAGTATAGTatgccttttggtaaattcaaaAAGATAAATGCaccttttggtaaattgtcgtAGCAAGTATGAATTATAAAATAAGTATATGTTACATGTTATAGTTAGATTCAACTCTCACCTAGTAGGCCCCTCAGTTATTTATCTCCCTTCTACAAAATCTTGTGGCGGGCAGTGGGGCGTGGATGAACAGTATCATTTGTGTTTTTGTATCTCATAGATCCACAACTGTTGTAATATAGTTGATAAGGTGAATAAggtagtgttggatcgagacacacgtaagagggggtgaattacgtgattttcaaaaactcatcTTTTTCGTTTTAAAAACCAGAGTATGCAGCGAAAAAGAATAGACATAAATAGAAAAAAGAACACAAACatgatgatttacttggttcggagccttcagcgaCTGTTACTCAGAGACCcaggtctcgcggacctatcgatggacaatCTACTAAATGTCTCTTCTGAAACCACCAGAAGAGGTGATCGAATACAAGAGATAGGGACAGTGTAACAGACTACACTTCCCCCTTTTAAAACAGTAATAAAAAGTGCAACATTTAATAAAATATTACCAACAATTAAGAGCGTTCGTGTGTTGCTATCGGGTTCCTGGAGATGATTGGATGACTCAAAAGAGCAACTTGGTGGCAGACATACTTCTATGAAGCAACAGTAGGAAGCCGGAGTAGTCGGAAAACCGATCGGATGTATAGAAGCTCGTGTAGTAGTTATTTTTGATAGCTTGGGAGAAacacccttataaagggtgtggaaggcgccttccatagccttgaagatGCCTCCAATATGATAAATCTGATCCCAAATAGCCCGGTCTTTATCTGTGACGAAGTCTAAATTTTATCCTATGAAAGACgtcttccatagccttgaaggcgccttccatgaacagtgtgaaggcgccttccctACCATGGAAGGCGCATCGGACACTGTTCACTCGAGGCCTTTTATGCTCCTTTTGCCCTGTAAAACATGTTAGCCCGATAATACAAAGTATACCCTGTAAGATAAAGTTTAGGACAATTATAGtaaaaagtagtaattagattctgtctctcctagatcaggatctagttaaagtctcaatttaagttttcaaatggacataaattggaccgacgcctactgttccttcgaTCAGGGACGTGTCCTCACTTAGTTACTCTTCTTAAGTGACTTACCCCTACTTACCAGGTGTAGAGTTACCATCCAAAATCACACATCTAGACTTCGAAAATCAAACATCCCGACCTATCAGAATCGCACATCCGGTCTTCTCCAATCGAGAATCACACATCCCGACCTACCAGAAATGCACATCCAGTTTTCTCCAATCGAGAATCACACATCCAGACCCTTGCCAGAATCCCACATTTGAACTTCAACCTGTCAGGAATCGAACTTCCTAACTTTCTGAAGTCACGCATCCGATCTTCAACTAATCAGGAATTGAACATTCTGACTGGGTGCCGGAATCACACATCCGATCTTCAACCaatcaggaatcgaacatcctaACTGGGGTTAGTTAGCCCTGCACACTCGGTAACAAGGTTAAATTGTAACacgtctaactttaacctatttgtcattcatcaaaactcaaatttaacTATTGGTGCCAACTACACCAACAGGTGGGACTCTTGATATTGGATCGAAATTAAGAAGGCTAGCTGATAATATGATGGTTAAAGTTAAAGAGATGTCAACAATTAGGACTGGCATGGCCGCAGAGTTCGACAAAGTACTTCAACCAATCAGATCTTTTATGTGAGCGGCTCTGGAGTCCATCTGGCTTGATTGGAACCCGAGTTCTCATGGTCCGATCGAATCTTCCAGACATACTACTCGACTAGGCTCTTTGTCCGACTGGATGCCAAGTCCTCAAGGTACTTGATCTTCGGTAGCCGATTTAACCCGTTACAAGAGCGATGTCTAATTAGACAACAGATAAGACTCATCCATATCACCGTTAAAGTGTTATAATTAATAACCCCTCAGCCTAATGAccaaatatttctttttttagcATTTTACATAATTGCTTTTAGAGAATTGAGGGAATATTTCTTGTGCTATCCATACGTTGGAAGTTTCCACCTTGCAAGTTCAAAGATGGTGAGTTCAATTTAGAAAAGACTATAGAGTGTCAGAATGGTTGATCTTATTTTAGTAATGCATTGATATTTGTGTAGAGATGAAAAACAATACTATATAAGAGGTCTTCTCCTAAGGCATAAGGACGTTACACTCTTAGAATCAACTGTTCATTACCACTATCCTTCACTCTTTTCTCCAGTTCCTTATCTAACTTTAGAGTCGGAGTGTCTGTACTGGGACCCTTCCTTAGCTTGGTCACTGACATTCTTTTCCTCCTTGTTTCTTTTGCACGAGTCTTCTCATGATCAACCTACTATGCCATCTGTACTAGCTAGATCAACTGTGTTGGCTCTAGTGGTCTATTTAATTAatagtttaatttttattcatTTGGATTAGCTGAGTAATGAGCAGGTAATAAAAAGGTATAGATATTATGTTGATGATTAGTATAAAAAAACTCTTTTCAtgatttaaataaaaaacaacTTTTATTATGTAAATTATCCCTGTATTTTCTTGTATCTTATGCTGATAATATTAAATGGTTTAGAATGAATGATATCATATATGTTATGACACATATATATTGTAtatgtaatataatatataaattaatatttcagATCTATAAATTAGATTTGATAAGAATATGTTAGACTAATATAGTAGTGCAACGTAAGGGTAGTACTTGAGAACCCCAGTAATAAGCTATTATAACATATTATTCCtcgtaaaaaaataatttaattttttatattaaatattaaactaATAAAAACAAATAGTACACTTGATCTTAGCTAACGGATTGagaaaaaaatatacttttaaaTATCATCGGtccaaaatatttatagaagattTTTTACTCACAGTATTATCAATcttaaaatatgaaattaaaaagaatcattattatagatattttttaatataaaaataatcagaaaaaattattaataagttttaaaattattttacataggaaaagaaaaaagtattaatataatttaatttagagttcattaaaattaattattaaagaatatgtattattaattaaatagtaattaaaaaaaaagtcacTTTAAGTATTTTTACCTCATATATTTTCATATATTATATGCATAAATTCGAGAGACAAGTTTGATAGTGGAACAGGGAggtttctataatattttaaaatgaaataattaaaatattttaatatgacACAAACGTTGTAGTCTAAATAATTATATCTAATAGAATTAAATGaagattttattttgaattagaggacgacaactaaatgaaaaaatctataaaaaataGTAATCTAAATGAAGGTATCTATTCGAACTAAATAAAATGACACGTAGAATTTGAAGTGAAAATTATATGTATAATTGGTGGTGAATATAACTTGAGGGAGTGGAAaggaattgaagaaactacaaaGGGGCAACGTGAAGTTTCCCCTTATCACATTTGTTGGGCAGACGAGCCTGTCGCATGACGTCATCCGTCCCAACCGGGTCACACCGTTCTCGCCCGCCCGCTGGGCTCGCCGTGGTCCCCACGCCCTCAACCGCAGTCGGCGTTAACACCAGTCGCGCCGCTCGCCCTCCTCCCGATCCCTTTATAACCCTTCACCGCCATCGCCTCGACATGGAGATGGAGAGCACCGACTCCTCCTCCGGCGCCGCCATgaaaccgccgccgccgccgccgttgcCGTCACCTCCGCCGCTTCATCCTAACCTCCCCCCCGGCTTCCGCTTCCACCCTACCGACGAGGAGCTCGTCGTCCACTACCTCAAGAAAAAGGCCGCCTCCGCCCCCCTCCCCGTCGCCATCATCACCGAGGTCGATCTCTACAAGTTCGACCCCTGGGAACTTCCAGGTGACTCCGCCCCCTTCGTCGTCTCCTTCCTACTGTCCGCAATTTCTACTGCTATTCACCTTATTTGCTCGATTAACACTGGGATTGTTGTCACAGGCAAGGCCAGTTTTGGGGAGCAAGAGTGGTACTTCTTTAGCCCTAGGGACCGGAAGTACCCCAACGGAGCGCGGCCCAACAGGGCGGCCACGTCCGGGTACTGGAAGGCCACGGGCACCGACAAGCCGATACTGACGTCGGGCGGGAGCCAGGTCAAGGTCGGCGTCAAGAAGGCGCTCGTCTTCTACCGCGGCAAGCCGCCTAAGGGCATCAAGACTAACTGGATCATGCACGAGTATCGCCTCGTCGACGACGACCGCCATCACCACCACAGCAGCAGACTGCCTCATGTTGCCAGCAAGAAGAGGGGCGGATCGCTCCGGgtaaaaccctaaaaatttaACCGCGCTTCATTGCTCCGAGAACGTTCGATCGATGGATTTATTGTACTGTGTTGTAGCTGGATGATTGGGTGTTGTGCCGCGTCTACAAGAAGAGCAACACCACCAGCGGCGTCGGCGATAGGCCGTCCACTGAAGACGGGAGCGCCGATGACGCTCTCGGTGCTTCGTCGGGCGGGCAGACCGAAGGACTTCGACCGCCGTTGACCAACTACAACGCCTTGATGGAGAACGACGGGACCTTCTTCGAGGGGCTACTTGCCGCCGAGGTCGACCTGGCGGCCAACCCAATCGCCCACCTCGCCGCCGCGCCGAGAACCAATCTCAACCTCACCTTCCCCTTGCGCCACTCTCTTTCTTCCCCTTACTGGAACACCGACTCGGCAAACATCCCCGCCGCGCCGCCAACCACTAGGCTTCTTGATTCCGCCGACGACAACAACGGCAGCAGCTGCAGCAACAGCAGCGCTGCTGCTTCACACGAAGACCCCATGCACAAAAACCGGATGCTTCTCAATCAGACTCACCATGGCACTGCGTACCATGACCAGATGATTCACGGTGCCTCCATCTTCCACCAGCATCCCTTCCAGCTCCCCGGAGTAAACTGGAGCtcctaatcatcatcatcagtTTCAGGTAACTCAAACCAGTGTACATAATCAAAGCCCAATTGTTCCAGTGCGGGAACAGAGGGATCATCGGTATCGTAATACACAAAGTTGGATTCTTTAACAAGCATAAGCGATCTCGAGATGATCGAAAGCAGACTGGTACTGTAATTCCAGATGATACTAATAATATAATTGATAGTCTTTCAATATGGATTGCTTGATTGCAGAGAGATATGAGCCAGTCATTTAGTTTGTCTCTGGACAGTTAACCATAGGAATCATGAGTGATACAGCCAAACTTTCACTGATCTCACTGTGACATGAAGGTCACCAGTCACCAGCCAACTTCTGTTACAGATTCTGCTAACTATCTCCATCTGCACACTGAGAGTGACAGGGAAAGGTTGGAGTTTTCTTCGTACTTAGATGGACAATGAACACGACAAGAGGAAGTTAGGTTCAACCAGAAGAAGTAAGGCAGGAGGATGAGGTTTTTGTGGGGTTGACTCGGGTTTCCAGTTTTATGCTTGATTCTTTTTTATTAGATAGAGATAGATTGATATTTGTTGGAGTGATGATGCTTCACCCATGCTTCTCTTGTGAGGAGAGTGAAATGGAGCTGTAGATGTAGTAGACAAGCATATTCATATTTTGAAAACCATGCAATGCATGATGCATTATGAAGGAGAAGGGGGGAAGATGAGCATGTGAAATAAGTGTAGTCGGGTTGAAGCTTACTGATTTGAGAATAGGGAGTAAAGGTGGTCAGTAGGGGGAGATATCCATCAATTTTGAGAATAAAGGTGGTGAGGAATCTCTTTCGAAATGAATGTTCTAAGGTTGAAGATTATGGCTTACTGGAGGTAATTTGAAGtctgtttataatttttaagctaaGATAGTACTGAATTTCATAATAACTGTATTAGGTTGTCTTTTGTAGAGCCCTGACCCCGGCTTAGACTCGGACTTGACTGGGAATTTGACTAAATACTTTTGATTAAATTAATGTATTTGAAGGCTACCCAGTTCGTCTGATGCAGTGATGCCAAGATGCATATTCATGATTCTGTCTAGATCTGACTCCTTGGCATACTTGTAGTCGTCGGGTTCTGTTGGGTGAGTAGTCGTCGGGTCAGCTTTTGCCAGATTGGTAGTTGTCGAATTGGATAGTTGTCGGATCGGTTTTCATCGGGTCGTAGTTGTCGATCCGAACGACACAAGGACTCCAGTGAAGATCTCAGGAGATGGCGATTTGGTAAGAAAAATGGAAAGAAATAGAAAAGGGTTAAAGGGGGTCAAGATAAACCGCCAATCTCTTCTATGCTCAAATTAACTTTTGAATGACAGTTTATAGGAGAAAacagtaaagaaaaaaaaaatagatccgtTATCTTAGCGGTCCCCCTAGTGTTGGTCCTATGGATATGAATGGAGGTTCATACAGGTACACAGACTATATGCGCATGACGGGGTAAACTCCAGATCATCAGTTTATAAGAATCGACCCCTGATCATTACGTCAGAATATCATACGTTCATCATCTGTGCTACGTCCTGAGGACAGATAAAACAATAAAGAAATAATTGCGATGAGTAGTCAGGATTTTCAAATGACGTACCTCTTCCTTTTCCACTAAATGGTGCACTTTTATGTAACTAGCATCATTATAATCGTCGTGTCACAGAGTGGAACAATTTGAATTTAGCCTTATCCTTGATCTAGTTGGTTGGACTTGATTCGGACATGACTCAAATCGACTCAAGTTGAGTTTAACCATGAGCCAGCTAAAGTTGTCAAACTGGCTAGCCACTTGATAGGGCGGGCTGGGCAAGGCCTGGCCTATCCATGATTTTGATGGATTGGAAAATTCCCAATTCAAAGTGGACATGCCTACCCACGAGtccaaacaaaattaaaaaataaaataattttttttcatatgttAAAGGTTTACTAATGAAAGAGTATTAATTTTCATCTAAGCATATGTTTCACATGATAGTTTTAATGAAATGTATTTCATAAATAAGTATTTCAAATGTATATGGATATAAAATGGacattataaaatattatatattttttatgattacaataaaaaataataataaactgatataaaatttaatttgtatACATGTTTCTTAATTTTTGGGCAAATTTAAATTCATGGATCGCATTTTCAAACAGATCAATCATTGTGGTATAAAGACAGATACACTCGTCCCTAATGTTTTCGTCAATTTGTCTcagggccaacacag
Coding sequences:
- the LOC122047262 gene encoding NAC transcription factor NAM-B2-like encodes the protein MTSSVPTGSHRSRPPAGLAVVPTPSTAVGVNTSRAARPPPDPFITLHRHRLDMEMESTDSSSGAAMKPPPPPPLPSPPPLHPNLPPGFRFHPTDEELVVHYLKKKAASAPLPVAIITEVDLYKFDPWELPGKASFGEQEWYFFSPRDRKYPNGARPNRAATSGYWKATGTDKPILTSGGSQVKVGVKKALVFYRGKPPKGIKTNWIMHEYRLVDDDRHHHHSSRLPHVASKKRGGSLRLDDWVLCRVYKKSNTTSGVGDRPSTEDGSADDALGASSGGQTEGLRPPLTNYNALMENDGTFFEGLLAAEVDLAANPIAHLAAAPRTNLNLTFPLRHSLSSPYWNTDSANIPAAPPTTRLLDSADDNNGSSCSNSSAAASHEDPMHKNRMLLNQTHHGTAYHDQMIHGASIFHQHPFQLPGVNWSS